GTCGCGATGACCGTGACGCTGGAAGAGGCGGCCAAGGGCACCGAAAAGCGCGTCCGGCTGCCGACCGGCAAGGAGCTCAACGTCAAGATTCCGGCGGGCGTCAGCTCCGGCCAGCAGATCCGGCTGAAAGGTCAGGGCGAAAGTGCGCCCGGCCACCGTCCCGGCGATCTGCTGATCACCGTTAACTACGCCGCGCATCCCCACTTCAAGGTCGACGGCAACGATCTGCGGCTCGAACTGCCGATTACGCTGTACGAGGCGGTGCTCGGCGCCAAGGTACGGGTGCCGACGCTCACCGGCGCGATCGAACTGTCGATCCCGAAGAACACCTCGAGCGGGCGGACCTTCCGGCTCAAGGGCAAGGGGCTGCCCAAGAACGGCGCGGCGGGCGACCTGTTCGTCACCACGCGGATCGTGCTGCCGGACGGTCATGACGCCGAGCTGGAAGCGCTGATGCAGAAGTGGCGCGACGGTCACCCGTATCACCCGCGGAGCGACTTGGCCTGAGCCTACTCGTCATTGCGAGGAGCGAAGCGACGACGCAATCCGGCCCGGTGCACTGAGCTGGATTGCTTCGCTTCGCTCGCAATGACGGCTGGTGCGGCGGCTTTATCTAAGCGTTCGCCTCCGTCACGAACGCATCGAGCAGCGCGTTGAAGCGCTTCGCCTGTTCCCATTGCGGCAGATGGCCGGCGTCGTCGATCACCTGCACCCGGCCACGCCACAAGGTCGGCATCGTCAGCGTGTCGAAATAGGCGCCGTTGACGAGCTGTTCCTCGGCGCCGTGCAGCACGGCGAGCGGCTGCTTCAGGTCGGCGGCGACAGCCACCTCGTCGCGATAGCCGCCGGGCCGGATGCTGGCGGCGAGCTGGCCGCGGGCGCGGCCGTCGGTGCGCAGCACGTCGGCCACCATCTCCGCCGGCAGTTCGCCGAC
The DNA window shown above is from Rhodopseudomonas palustris HaA2 and carries:
- a CDS encoding DnaJ C-terminal domain-containing protein, whose product is MRDPYEVLGVQRDASASAIKSAYRKLAKKHHPDANANDPKAAARFAEVNSANEIIGDEAKRKQYDRGEIDAEGKPRFQGFPGGGGARGGRAGGGGFEQHNFRNAGGGFAGGGGAGFEDILNSMFGGAAGMRGGPRGGAQGFDFDTGGFAPDLDQTVAMTVTLEEAAKGTEKRVRLPTGKELNVKIPAGVSSGQQIRLKGQGESAPGHRPGDLLITVNYAAHPHFKVDGNDLRLELPITLYEAVLGAKVRVPTLTGAIELSIPKNTSSGRTFRLKGKGLPKNGAAGDLFVTTRIVLPDGHDAELEALMQKWRDGHPYHPRSDLA